The following are encoded in a window of Lynx canadensis isolate LIC74 chromosome B1, mLynCan4.pri.v2, whole genome shotgun sequence genomic DNA:
- the PCDH10 gene encoding protocadherin-10 isoform X1, with amino-acid sequence MIVLLFFALLWMVEGVFSQLHYTVQEEQEHGTFVGNIAEDLGLDITKLSARRFQTVPNSRTPYLDLNLETGVLYVNEKIDREQICKQSPSCVLHLEVFLENPLELFRVEIEVLDINDNPPSFPEPDLTVEISESATPGTRFPLESAFDPDVGTNSLRDYEITPNSYFSLDVQTQGDGNRFAELVLEKPLDREQQAVHRYVLTAVDGGGGGGGGEGGGGGGGGGLPPQQQRTGTALLTIRVLDSNDNVPAFDQPVYTVSLPENSPPGTLVIQLNATDPDEGQNGEVVYSFSSHISPRARELFGLSPRTGRLEVSGELDYEESPVYQVYVQAKDLGPNAVPAHCKVLVRVLDANDNAPEISFSTVKEAVSEGAAPGTVVALFSVTDRDSEENGQVQCELLGDVPFRLKSSFKNYYTIVTEAPLDREAGDSYTLTVVARDRGEPALSTSKSIQVQVSDVNDNAPRFSQPVYDVYVTENNVPGAYIYAVSATDRDEGANAQLAYSILECQIQGMSVFTYVSINSENGYLYALRSFDYEQLKDFSFQVEARDAGSPQALAGNATVNILIVDQNDNAPAIVAPLPGRNGTPAREVLPRSAEPGYLLTRVAAVDADDGENARLTYSIVRGNEMNLFRMDWRTGELRTARRVPAKRDPQRPYELVIEVRDHGQPPLSSTATLVVQLVDGAVEPQGGGGGGSGGSGEHQRPSRSGGAETSLDLTLILIIALGSVSFIFLLAMIVLAVRCQKEKKLNIYTCLASDCCLCCCCCGGGGSTCCGRQARARKKKLSKSDIMLVQSSNVPSNPAQVPVEESGGFGSHHHNQNYCYQVCLTPESAKTDLMFLKPCSPSRSTDTEHNPCGAIVTGYTDQQPDIISNGSILSNETKHQRAELSYLVDRPRRVNSSAFQEADIVSSKDSGHGDSEQGDSDHDATNRGQSAGMDLFSNCTEECKALGHSDRCWMPSFVPADGRQAADYRSNLHVPGMDSVPDTEVFETPEAQPGAERSFSTFGKEKALHSTLERKELDGLLSNTRAPYKPPYLKIWRQLCGETHAARDQGLSTNT; translated from the exons ATGATTGTGCTATTATTCTTTGCCTTGCTCTGGATGGTGGAAGGAGTCTTTTCCCAGCTTCACTACACAGTGCAGGAGGAGCAGGAACATGGCACTTTCGTGGGGAATATCGCTGAAGATCTGGGCTTGGACATTACAAAACTTTCAGCTCGCAGGTTTCAAACGGTGCCCAACTCGCGGACCCCTTACTTGGACCTCAACCTGGAGACCGGGGTGCTGTACGTAAACGAGAAGATCGACCGCGAGCAAATCTGCAAGCAGAGCCCGTCCTGCGTCCTGCACCTGGAGGTCTTCCTGGAGAACCCCCTCGAGCTCTTCCGTGTGGAGATCGAAGTGCTGGACATCAATGACAACCCCCCCTCCTTCCCGGAGCCGGACCTGACTGTGGAGATCTCTGAGAGCGCCACGCCGGGCACCCGCTTCCCGCTGGAGAGCGCATTCGACCCAGACGTGGGCACCAACTCCTTGCGCGACTACGAGATCACCCCCAACAGCTACTTCTCCCTGGACGTGCAGACCCAGGGGGATGGCAACCGATTCGCCGAGCTGGTGCTGGAGAAGCCGCTGGACCGAGAGCAGCAAGCGGTGCACCGCTACGTGCTGACCGCGGTggacgggggaggagggggaggaggaggagaaggagggggaggcggcgggggagggggcctgcCCCCCCAACAGCAGCGCACCGGCACTGCCCTACTCACCATCCGAGTGCTGGACTCCAACGACAACGTCCCCGCCTTCGACCAACCCGTCTACACTGTGTCTCTACCAGAGAACTCGCCGCCGGGCACGCTCGTAATCCAGCTCAACGCCACAGACCCAGATGAGGGCCAGAATGGCGAAGTCGTGTATTCCTTCAGCAGCCACATTTCGCCCCGGGCGCGGGAGCTCTTTGGACTCTCCCCGCGCACTGGCCGGCTGGAGGTGAGCGGAGAGCTAGACTATGAAGAGAGCCCGGTGTACCAAGTGTACGTACAAGCCAAGGACCTGGGCCCCAACGCGGTGCCCGCGCACTGCAAGGTGCTTGTGCGAGTACTGGATGCTAACGACAACGCTCCGGAGATCAGCTTCAGCACGGTGAAGGAGGCGGTGAGCGAGGGCGCGGCGCCCGGGACCGTGGTGGCCCTGTTCAGCGTGACCGACCGCGACTCCGAGGAGAATGGGCAGGTGCAGTGCGAGCTGCTGGGGGATGTGCCGTTCCGCCTCAAGTCTTCCTTCAAGAACTACTATACGATCGTGACCGAAGCCCCCCTGGACCGAGAGGCCGGGGACTCGTACACCCTGACCGTTGTGGCTCGGGACCGGGGCGAGCCGGCGCTCTCCACCAGTAAGTCGATCCAGGTGCAAGTGTCAGATGTGAACGACAACGCACCGCGGTTTAGCCAGCCGGTCTACGACGTGTATGTGACCGAGAACAACGTGCCCGGCGCCTATATCTACGCGGTAAGCGCCACAGACCGCGACGAGGGCGCCAACGCCCAGCTAGCCTACTCTATCCTCGAGTGCCAGATCCAGGGCATGAGCGTCTTCACTTACGTGTCCATCAACTCTGAGAACGGCTACTTGTACGCCCTGCGCTCCTTCGATTACGAGCAGCTCAAGGACTTCAGCTTCCAGGTGGAAGCTCGGGACGCCGGCAGCCCCCAGGCTCTGGCCGGTAACGCCACCGTCAACATCCTCATCGTGGACCAGAACGACAACGCCCCTGCCATCGTGGCGCCCCTGCCTGGGCGCAACGGGACTCCAGCGCGGGAGGTGCTGCCCCGGTCGGCGGAGCCAGGCTACCTGCTGACCCGCGTGGCCGCAGTGGACGCAGACGACGGCGAGAACGCCCGGCTCACCTACAGCATTGTGCGGGGCAACGAAATGAACCTCTTCCGCATGGACTGGCGCACGGGGGAACTCCGCACCGCGCGCCGGGTGCCGGCCAAGCGCGACCCCCAGCGGCCTTACGAGCTGGTGATCGAGGTGCGCGACCACGGGCAGCCGCCCCTGTCCTCCACTGCCACACTGGTGGTGCAGCTGGTGGATGGAGCCGTGGAgccccagggagggggcgggggcggtagCGGGGGGTCAGGGGAGCATCAGCGCCCCAGCCGCTCCGGCGGCGCGGAGACCTCGCTGGACCTCACCCTCATCCTCATCATTGCGCTGGGCTCGGTGTCTTTCATATTCCTGCTAGCCATGATCGTGCTTGCCGTGCGTTGCCAAAAAGAGAAGAAGCTGAACATCTACACCTGTCTGGCCAGTGACTgctgcctctgctgctgctgctgtggcgGTGGGGGCTCGACCTGCTGCGGCCGCCAAGCCCGGGCGCGCAAGAAAAAACTCAGCAAGTCGGACATCATGCTGGTGCAAAGCTCCAACGTACCCAGTAACCCGGCCCAAGTGCCGGTGGAGGAGTCCGGGGGCTTTGGCTCCCACCACCACAACCAGAATTACTGCTACCAGGTCTGCCTGACCCCTGAGTCCGCCAAGACCGACCTGATGTTCCTTAAGCCCTGCAGCCCATCGCGGAGTACGGACACTGAGCACAACCCCTGCGGGGCCATCGTCACCGGCTACACAGACCAGCAGCCCGACATCATCTCCAACGGAAGCATTTTGTCCAACGAG actaAACACCAGCGAGCAGAGCTCAGCTATCTAGTTGACAGACCTCGCCGAGTTAACAG TTCTGCATTCCAGGAAGCCGACATAGTAAGCTCTAAGGACAGTGGTCATGGAGACAGTGAACAAGGAGATAGTGATCACGATGCCACCAACCGCGGCCAGTCAGCTG GCATGGATCTCTTCTCCAACTGTACTGAGGAATGTAAAGCGCTGGGCCATTCAGATCGGTGCTGGATGCCTTCTTTTGTCCCCGCGGATGGACGCCAGGCTGCGGATTATCGCAGCAATCTGCATGTTCCTGGCATGGACTCTGTTCCAGACACTGAGGTGTTTGAAACTCCAGAAGCCCAGCCTGGGGCGGAGAGGTCTTTCTCCACCTTTGGCAAAGAGAAGGCCCTTCACAGCACCctggagaggaaggagctggATGGACTGCTGTCTAATACACGAGCGCCTTACAAACCACCATATTTGA
- the PCDH10 gene encoding protocadherin-10 isoform X3: MIVLLFFALLWMVEGVFSQLHYTVQEEQEHGTFVGNIAEDLGLDITKLSARRFQTVPNSRTPYLDLNLETGVLYVNEKIDREQICKQSPSCVLHLEVFLENPLELFRVEIEVLDINDNPPSFPEPDLTVEISESATPGTRFPLESAFDPDVGTNSLRDYEITPNSYFSLDVQTQGDGNRFAELVLEKPLDREQQAVHRYVLTAVDGGGGGGGGEGGGGGGGGGLPPQQQRTGTALLTIRVLDSNDNVPAFDQPVYTVSLPENSPPGTLVIQLNATDPDEGQNGEVVYSFSSHISPRARELFGLSPRTGRLEVSGELDYEESPVYQVYVQAKDLGPNAVPAHCKVLVRVLDANDNAPEISFSTVKEAVSEGAAPGTVVALFSVTDRDSEENGQVQCELLGDVPFRLKSSFKNYYTIVTEAPLDREAGDSYTLTVVARDRGEPALSTSKSIQVQVSDVNDNAPRFSQPVYDVYVTENNVPGAYIYAVSATDRDEGANAQLAYSILECQIQGMSVFTYVSINSENGYLYALRSFDYEQLKDFSFQVEARDAGSPQALAGNATVNILIVDQNDNAPAIVAPLPGRNGTPAREVLPRSAEPGYLLTRVAAVDADDGENARLTYSIVRGNEMNLFRMDWRTGELRTARRVPAKRDPQRPYELVIEVRDHGQPPLSSTATLVVQLVDGAVEPQGGGGGGSGGSGEHQRPSRSGGAETSLDLTLILIIALGSVSFIFLLAMIVLAVRCQKEKKLNIYTCLASDCCLCCCCCGGGGSTCCGRQARARKKKLSKSDIMLVQSSNVPSNPAQVPVEESGGFGSHHHNQNYCYQVCLTPESAKTDLMFLKPCSPSRSTDTEHNPCGAIVTGYTDQQPDIISNGSILSNETKHQRAELSYLVDRPRRVNSSAFQEADIVSSKDSGHGDSEQGDSDHDATNRGQSAGMDLFSNCTEECKALGHSDRCWMPSFVPADGRQAADYRSNLHVPGMDSVPDTEVFETPEAQPGAERSFSTFGKEKALHSTLERKELDGLLSNTRAPYKPPYLTRKRIC, translated from the exons ATGATTGTGCTATTATTCTTTGCCTTGCTCTGGATGGTGGAAGGAGTCTTTTCCCAGCTTCACTACACAGTGCAGGAGGAGCAGGAACATGGCACTTTCGTGGGGAATATCGCTGAAGATCTGGGCTTGGACATTACAAAACTTTCAGCTCGCAGGTTTCAAACGGTGCCCAACTCGCGGACCCCTTACTTGGACCTCAACCTGGAGACCGGGGTGCTGTACGTAAACGAGAAGATCGACCGCGAGCAAATCTGCAAGCAGAGCCCGTCCTGCGTCCTGCACCTGGAGGTCTTCCTGGAGAACCCCCTCGAGCTCTTCCGTGTGGAGATCGAAGTGCTGGACATCAATGACAACCCCCCCTCCTTCCCGGAGCCGGACCTGACTGTGGAGATCTCTGAGAGCGCCACGCCGGGCACCCGCTTCCCGCTGGAGAGCGCATTCGACCCAGACGTGGGCACCAACTCCTTGCGCGACTACGAGATCACCCCCAACAGCTACTTCTCCCTGGACGTGCAGACCCAGGGGGATGGCAACCGATTCGCCGAGCTGGTGCTGGAGAAGCCGCTGGACCGAGAGCAGCAAGCGGTGCACCGCTACGTGCTGACCGCGGTggacgggggaggagggggaggaggaggagaaggagggggaggcggcgggggagggggcctgcCCCCCCAACAGCAGCGCACCGGCACTGCCCTACTCACCATCCGAGTGCTGGACTCCAACGACAACGTCCCCGCCTTCGACCAACCCGTCTACACTGTGTCTCTACCAGAGAACTCGCCGCCGGGCACGCTCGTAATCCAGCTCAACGCCACAGACCCAGATGAGGGCCAGAATGGCGAAGTCGTGTATTCCTTCAGCAGCCACATTTCGCCCCGGGCGCGGGAGCTCTTTGGACTCTCCCCGCGCACTGGCCGGCTGGAGGTGAGCGGAGAGCTAGACTATGAAGAGAGCCCGGTGTACCAAGTGTACGTACAAGCCAAGGACCTGGGCCCCAACGCGGTGCCCGCGCACTGCAAGGTGCTTGTGCGAGTACTGGATGCTAACGACAACGCTCCGGAGATCAGCTTCAGCACGGTGAAGGAGGCGGTGAGCGAGGGCGCGGCGCCCGGGACCGTGGTGGCCCTGTTCAGCGTGACCGACCGCGACTCCGAGGAGAATGGGCAGGTGCAGTGCGAGCTGCTGGGGGATGTGCCGTTCCGCCTCAAGTCTTCCTTCAAGAACTACTATACGATCGTGACCGAAGCCCCCCTGGACCGAGAGGCCGGGGACTCGTACACCCTGACCGTTGTGGCTCGGGACCGGGGCGAGCCGGCGCTCTCCACCAGTAAGTCGATCCAGGTGCAAGTGTCAGATGTGAACGACAACGCACCGCGGTTTAGCCAGCCGGTCTACGACGTGTATGTGACCGAGAACAACGTGCCCGGCGCCTATATCTACGCGGTAAGCGCCACAGACCGCGACGAGGGCGCCAACGCCCAGCTAGCCTACTCTATCCTCGAGTGCCAGATCCAGGGCATGAGCGTCTTCACTTACGTGTCCATCAACTCTGAGAACGGCTACTTGTACGCCCTGCGCTCCTTCGATTACGAGCAGCTCAAGGACTTCAGCTTCCAGGTGGAAGCTCGGGACGCCGGCAGCCCCCAGGCTCTGGCCGGTAACGCCACCGTCAACATCCTCATCGTGGACCAGAACGACAACGCCCCTGCCATCGTGGCGCCCCTGCCTGGGCGCAACGGGACTCCAGCGCGGGAGGTGCTGCCCCGGTCGGCGGAGCCAGGCTACCTGCTGACCCGCGTGGCCGCAGTGGACGCAGACGACGGCGAGAACGCCCGGCTCACCTACAGCATTGTGCGGGGCAACGAAATGAACCTCTTCCGCATGGACTGGCGCACGGGGGAACTCCGCACCGCGCGCCGGGTGCCGGCCAAGCGCGACCCCCAGCGGCCTTACGAGCTGGTGATCGAGGTGCGCGACCACGGGCAGCCGCCCCTGTCCTCCACTGCCACACTGGTGGTGCAGCTGGTGGATGGAGCCGTGGAgccccagggagggggcgggggcggtagCGGGGGGTCAGGGGAGCATCAGCGCCCCAGCCGCTCCGGCGGCGCGGAGACCTCGCTGGACCTCACCCTCATCCTCATCATTGCGCTGGGCTCGGTGTCTTTCATATTCCTGCTAGCCATGATCGTGCTTGCCGTGCGTTGCCAAAAAGAGAAGAAGCTGAACATCTACACCTGTCTGGCCAGTGACTgctgcctctgctgctgctgctgtggcgGTGGGGGCTCGACCTGCTGCGGCCGCCAAGCCCGGGCGCGCAAGAAAAAACTCAGCAAGTCGGACATCATGCTGGTGCAAAGCTCCAACGTACCCAGTAACCCGGCCCAAGTGCCGGTGGAGGAGTCCGGGGGCTTTGGCTCCCACCACCACAACCAGAATTACTGCTACCAGGTCTGCCTGACCCCTGAGTCCGCCAAGACCGACCTGATGTTCCTTAAGCCCTGCAGCCCATCGCGGAGTACGGACACTGAGCACAACCCCTGCGGGGCCATCGTCACCGGCTACACAGACCAGCAGCCCGACATCATCTCCAACGGAAGCATTTTGTCCAACGAG actaAACACCAGCGAGCAGAGCTCAGCTATCTAGTTGACAGACCTCGCCGAGTTAACAG TTCTGCATTCCAGGAAGCCGACATAGTAAGCTCTAAGGACAGTGGTCATGGAGACAGTGAACAAGGAGATAGTGATCACGATGCCACCAACCGCGGCCAGTCAGCTG GCATGGATCTCTTCTCCAACTGTACTGAGGAATGTAAAGCGCTGGGCCATTCAGATCGGTGCTGGATGCCTTCTTTTGTCCCCGCGGATGGACGCCAGGCTGCGGATTATCGCAGCAATCTGCATGTTCCTGGCATGGACTCTGTTCCAGACACTGAGGTGTTTGAAACTCCAGAAGCCCAGCCTGGGGCGGAGAGGTCTTTCTCCACCTTTGGCAAAGAGAAGGCCCTTCACAGCACCctggagaggaaggagctggATGGACTGCTGTCTAATACACGAGCGCCTTACAAACCACCATATTTGA
- the PCDH10 gene encoding protocadherin-10 isoform X2 — translation MIVLLFFALLWMVEGVFSQLHYTVQEEQEHGTFVGNIAEDLGLDITKLSARRFQTVPNSRTPYLDLNLETGVLYVNEKIDREQICKQSPSCVLHLEVFLENPLELFRVEIEVLDINDNPPSFPEPDLTVEISESATPGTRFPLESAFDPDVGTNSLRDYEITPNSYFSLDVQTQGDGNRFAELVLEKPLDREQQAVHRYVLTAVDGGGGGGGGEGGGGGGGGGLPPQQQRTGTALLTIRVLDSNDNVPAFDQPVYTVSLPENSPPGTLVIQLNATDPDEGQNGEVVYSFSSHISPRARELFGLSPRTGRLEVSGELDYEESPVYQVYVQAKDLGPNAVPAHCKVLVRVLDANDNAPEISFSTVKEAVSEGAAPGTVVALFSVTDRDSEENGQVQCELLGDVPFRLKSSFKNYYTIVTEAPLDREAGDSYTLTVVARDRGEPALSTSKSIQVQVSDVNDNAPRFSQPVYDVYVTENNVPGAYIYAVSATDRDEGANAQLAYSILECQIQGMSVFTYVSINSENGYLYALRSFDYEQLKDFSFQVEARDAGSPQALAGNATVNILIVDQNDNAPAIVAPLPGRNGTPAREVLPRSAEPGYLLTRVAAVDADDGENARLTYSIVRGNEMNLFRMDWRTGELRTARRVPAKRDPQRPYELVIEVRDHGQPPLSSTATLVVQLVDGAVEPQGGGGGGSGGSGEHQRPSRSGGAETSLDLTLILIIALGSVSFIFLLAMIVLAVRCQKEKKLNIYTCLASDCCLCCCCCGGGGSTCCGRQARARKKKLSKSDIMLVQSSNVPSNPAQVPVEESGGFGSHHHNQNYCYQVCLTPESAKTDLMFLKPCSPSRSTDTEHNPCGAIVTGYTDQQPDIISNGSILSNETKHQRAELSYLVDRPRRVNSSAFQEADIVSSKDSGHGDSEQGDSDHDATNRGQSAGMDLFSNCTEECKALGHSDRCWMPSFVPADGRQAADYRSNLHVPGMDSVPDTEVFETPEAQPGAERSFSTFGKEKALHSTLERKELDGLLSNTRAPYKPPYLNHFHPLSYFVHWK, via the exons ATGATTGTGCTATTATTCTTTGCCTTGCTCTGGATGGTGGAAGGAGTCTTTTCCCAGCTTCACTACACAGTGCAGGAGGAGCAGGAACATGGCACTTTCGTGGGGAATATCGCTGAAGATCTGGGCTTGGACATTACAAAACTTTCAGCTCGCAGGTTTCAAACGGTGCCCAACTCGCGGACCCCTTACTTGGACCTCAACCTGGAGACCGGGGTGCTGTACGTAAACGAGAAGATCGACCGCGAGCAAATCTGCAAGCAGAGCCCGTCCTGCGTCCTGCACCTGGAGGTCTTCCTGGAGAACCCCCTCGAGCTCTTCCGTGTGGAGATCGAAGTGCTGGACATCAATGACAACCCCCCCTCCTTCCCGGAGCCGGACCTGACTGTGGAGATCTCTGAGAGCGCCACGCCGGGCACCCGCTTCCCGCTGGAGAGCGCATTCGACCCAGACGTGGGCACCAACTCCTTGCGCGACTACGAGATCACCCCCAACAGCTACTTCTCCCTGGACGTGCAGACCCAGGGGGATGGCAACCGATTCGCCGAGCTGGTGCTGGAGAAGCCGCTGGACCGAGAGCAGCAAGCGGTGCACCGCTACGTGCTGACCGCGGTggacgggggaggagggggaggaggaggagaaggagggggaggcggcgggggagggggcctgcCCCCCCAACAGCAGCGCACCGGCACTGCCCTACTCACCATCCGAGTGCTGGACTCCAACGACAACGTCCCCGCCTTCGACCAACCCGTCTACACTGTGTCTCTACCAGAGAACTCGCCGCCGGGCACGCTCGTAATCCAGCTCAACGCCACAGACCCAGATGAGGGCCAGAATGGCGAAGTCGTGTATTCCTTCAGCAGCCACATTTCGCCCCGGGCGCGGGAGCTCTTTGGACTCTCCCCGCGCACTGGCCGGCTGGAGGTGAGCGGAGAGCTAGACTATGAAGAGAGCCCGGTGTACCAAGTGTACGTACAAGCCAAGGACCTGGGCCCCAACGCGGTGCCCGCGCACTGCAAGGTGCTTGTGCGAGTACTGGATGCTAACGACAACGCTCCGGAGATCAGCTTCAGCACGGTGAAGGAGGCGGTGAGCGAGGGCGCGGCGCCCGGGACCGTGGTGGCCCTGTTCAGCGTGACCGACCGCGACTCCGAGGAGAATGGGCAGGTGCAGTGCGAGCTGCTGGGGGATGTGCCGTTCCGCCTCAAGTCTTCCTTCAAGAACTACTATACGATCGTGACCGAAGCCCCCCTGGACCGAGAGGCCGGGGACTCGTACACCCTGACCGTTGTGGCTCGGGACCGGGGCGAGCCGGCGCTCTCCACCAGTAAGTCGATCCAGGTGCAAGTGTCAGATGTGAACGACAACGCACCGCGGTTTAGCCAGCCGGTCTACGACGTGTATGTGACCGAGAACAACGTGCCCGGCGCCTATATCTACGCGGTAAGCGCCACAGACCGCGACGAGGGCGCCAACGCCCAGCTAGCCTACTCTATCCTCGAGTGCCAGATCCAGGGCATGAGCGTCTTCACTTACGTGTCCATCAACTCTGAGAACGGCTACTTGTACGCCCTGCGCTCCTTCGATTACGAGCAGCTCAAGGACTTCAGCTTCCAGGTGGAAGCTCGGGACGCCGGCAGCCCCCAGGCTCTGGCCGGTAACGCCACCGTCAACATCCTCATCGTGGACCAGAACGACAACGCCCCTGCCATCGTGGCGCCCCTGCCTGGGCGCAACGGGACTCCAGCGCGGGAGGTGCTGCCCCGGTCGGCGGAGCCAGGCTACCTGCTGACCCGCGTGGCCGCAGTGGACGCAGACGACGGCGAGAACGCCCGGCTCACCTACAGCATTGTGCGGGGCAACGAAATGAACCTCTTCCGCATGGACTGGCGCACGGGGGAACTCCGCACCGCGCGCCGGGTGCCGGCCAAGCGCGACCCCCAGCGGCCTTACGAGCTGGTGATCGAGGTGCGCGACCACGGGCAGCCGCCCCTGTCCTCCACTGCCACACTGGTGGTGCAGCTGGTGGATGGAGCCGTGGAgccccagggagggggcgggggcggtagCGGGGGGTCAGGGGAGCATCAGCGCCCCAGCCGCTCCGGCGGCGCGGAGACCTCGCTGGACCTCACCCTCATCCTCATCATTGCGCTGGGCTCGGTGTCTTTCATATTCCTGCTAGCCATGATCGTGCTTGCCGTGCGTTGCCAAAAAGAGAAGAAGCTGAACATCTACACCTGTCTGGCCAGTGACTgctgcctctgctgctgctgctgtggcgGTGGGGGCTCGACCTGCTGCGGCCGCCAAGCCCGGGCGCGCAAGAAAAAACTCAGCAAGTCGGACATCATGCTGGTGCAAAGCTCCAACGTACCCAGTAACCCGGCCCAAGTGCCGGTGGAGGAGTCCGGGGGCTTTGGCTCCCACCACCACAACCAGAATTACTGCTACCAGGTCTGCCTGACCCCTGAGTCCGCCAAGACCGACCTGATGTTCCTTAAGCCCTGCAGCCCATCGCGGAGTACGGACACTGAGCACAACCCCTGCGGGGCCATCGTCACCGGCTACACAGACCAGCAGCCCGACATCATCTCCAACGGAAGCATTTTGTCCAACGAG actaAACACCAGCGAGCAGAGCTCAGCTATCTAGTTGACAGACCTCGCCGAGTTAACAG TTCTGCATTCCAGGAAGCCGACATAGTAAGCTCTAAGGACAGTGGTCATGGAGACAGTGAACAAGGAGATAGTGATCACGATGCCACCAACCGCGGCCAGTCAGCTG GCATGGATCTCTTCTCCAACTGTACTGAGGAATGTAAAGCGCTGGGCCATTCAGATCGGTGCTGGATGCCTTCTTTTGTCCCCGCGGATGGACGCCAGGCTGCGGATTATCGCAGCAATCTGCATGTTCCTGGCATGGACTCTGTTCCAGACACTGAGGTGTTTGAAACTCCAGAAGCCCAGCCTGGGGCGGAGAGGTCTTTCTCCACCTTTGGCAAAGAGAAGGCCCTTCACAGCACCctggagaggaaggagctggATGGACTGCTGTCTAATACACGAGCGCCTTACAAACCACCATATTTGA